A window of Argopecten irradians isolate NY chromosome 1, Ai_NY, whole genome shotgun sequence contains these coding sequences:
- the LOC138318720 gene encoding retinal rod rhodopsin-sensitive cGMP 3',5'-cyclic phosphodiesterase subunit delta-like gives MPTSAEEILKGFKLNWMNLRDGDSGKILWQSSDDLSKPDTEHEARVPKKILKCKAVSREINFSSREAMESFKLEQKVLFKGKCLEEWYFEFGFVIPGSTNTWQSIIEAAPENQMMPANVLNGNVMIETRFFDGDLLVSTSRVRIFYV, from the exons GAACTGGATGAATCTTCGAGATGGAGACAGTGGTAAAATACTCTGGCAGTCATCAGATGATTT GTCAAAGCCTGACACAGAACATGAAG CTCGAGTACCAAAGAAAATTCTGAAGTGTAAGGCAGTGTCCAGGGAGATCAACTTTTCATCACGTGAAGCAATGGAGTCTTTTAAACTAGAACAGAAAGTCTTGTTCAAGGGCAAATGTCTAGAAG AATGGTACTTTGAGTTTGGGTTTGTTATTCCTGGGTCTACCAATACTTGGCAGTCAATCATAGAAGCTGCTCCAGAAAACCAAATGATGCCTGCAAATGTTCTCAA TGGAAATGTGATGATCGAGACACGATTCTTTGATGGAGATCTACTAGTCAGTACATCTAGAGTAAGAATTTTCTATGTCTAG